The following proteins are co-located in the Pirellulales bacterium genome:
- a CDS encoding PVC-type heme-binding CxxCH protein, whose product MPVRPSFNAYAAVRTLAVAVVLSYLPALPARGQGYPAREAAKKMSLGEGLAVKLFAGEPEIRQPILVKCDDRGRLWVIQYLQYPNPAGLKRVRVDRYSRTVYDRVPEPPPRGPKGADRITICQDLDGDGHADRFHDFVSDLNLCTGLEFGDGGVYVLQAPYLLFYRDQDNDDVPDGDPDVLLEGFGMEDAQSLVNHLTFGPDGWLYGLNGSTTTCRIRGIEFQQGVWRYHPRSKQFELFCEGGGNGFGLTFDAKGRLIYSSNGGLCWHGVQGGYYEKTFGKHGPLHNPYAYGWFSHVEHTGLTGRPNTGGTIYLADVFPPQYRGAFLCGDFLGHTCSWWKVAPRGSTIKMSLGGLLLDSHDTWFGATDLCLAPDGAVFVCDFFDRRTAHPDPDAHWDTSNGRVYKIVPVTSQVPQERVDLPSLSSDRLVDLLQHSNHWWRGRARRRLSERRDSSTFARLRTAALQEADGDLALESLWALYGSGGWSEELAVDLLDHSDEHVRCWTVRLLGEARQVTPRAAEKLATLAATEPSVVVRAQLASTAKRLSGSDALPIVAALMLRDEDADDPHLPWLLWWAMEDKAIEQMPGVLDLFHEPLWRHVLLRENARRLVRRYAAEAKSSAYAACARLLRAAPNEAADGLLAELSRGLDERKPAGREPPAVELKELVARRWQASPERPLYLALALQVQLPGAEERLMSLIAAPHTNEADRIKALGLLGRFGSTESVAAALPWIDPGQPEAVQRAAVATAGRFENEQVARQLVSRYAGFSAVVRGDVRETLLSRPRSALALLEQVDRGVLRPDEIPLEQLQRAALHHDAAIDALVRKIWGNIGPGTPEEKLADIRRFSNDLRAGEGDRAAGKALFTKHCGICHQLFGEGNHVGPELTKANRGDRNALLTNIIDPSSVVRKEYASYVLATTGGQVLTGILAEQDPASVTLVDAKNQRTRIVREEIDELEESRVSLMPERLLEPLTPQELRDLFAYLQQ is encoded by the coding sequence ATGCCGGTTCGTCCCTCTTTCAACGCCTACGCCGCGGTGCGAACGCTCGCCGTCGCCGTTGTGCTGTCCTACCTACCGGCGCTGCCGGCCCGCGGCCAGGGTTATCCTGCCCGTGAGGCGGCCAAGAAAATGTCGCTGGGCGAGGGGCTGGCGGTCAAGCTGTTCGCCGGCGAGCCGGAGATCCGCCAGCCAATTCTCGTCAAATGCGACGATCGCGGGCGTCTCTGGGTTATTCAGTATCTGCAATATCCGAACCCGGCCGGACTGAAGCGGGTGCGGGTCGACCGTTATTCGCGCACCGTTTACGACCGCGTGCCCGAACCGCCTCCGCGCGGCCCAAAGGGCGCCGATCGCATCACCATCTGCCAGGACCTCGACGGCGACGGCCACGCCGACAGGTTCCACGACTTCGTCTCCGACCTGAATCTGTGTACCGGCCTGGAGTTCGGCGACGGTGGCGTTTATGTGCTGCAAGCACCCTATCTGCTTTTTTATCGCGACCAAGACAACGACGACGTGCCCGACGGCGACCCCGACGTCCTGCTGGAAGGTTTCGGGATGGAGGATGCCCAGTCCTTGGTCAACCATCTGACCTTCGGCCCGGATGGCTGGCTTTACGGGCTGAACGGCAGCACGACCACCTGCCGCATCCGCGGCATCGAATTTCAACAAGGAGTATGGCGCTATCATCCGCGCAGCAAACAGTTCGAGTTGTTCTGTGAGGGTGGCGGCAACGGCTTCGGGCTGACCTTCGATGCCAAGGGCAGGTTGATCTACAGCTCGAACGGCGGGCTTTGCTGGCACGGAGTGCAAGGCGGCTACTATGAAAAGACGTTTGGCAAGCACGGGCCGTTGCACAACCCTTATGCCTATGGCTGGTTCAGCCACGTCGAGCACACCGGGCTGACGGGCCGACCGAACACCGGCGGCACGATTTATCTGGCGGACGTCTTCCCGCCGCAATACCGTGGCGCCTTTTTGTGCGGCGATTTCCTGGGGCACACGTGCTCCTGGTGGAAAGTCGCTCCGCGCGGCTCAACCATCAAGATGTCGCTCGGGGGGCTGCTCTTGGACTCGCACGACACTTGGTTTGGCGCCACCGATCTCTGTTTGGCGCCCGACGGAGCCGTCTTCGTGTGCGATTTCTTCGATCGGCGCACGGCACACCCCGATCCCGATGCCCATTGGGACACCTCCAATGGTCGCGTTTATAAGATCGTCCCGGTGACGTCACAGGTGCCGCAAGAGCGGGTCGATCTTCCAAGCCTCAGCAGCGACAGGCTGGTTGATCTGCTCCAGCACTCGAACCACTGGTGGCGGGGCCGGGCACGTCGGCGGTTGAGCGAACGGCGAGATTCTTCGACGTTTGCCAGATTGCGGACGGCAGCCTTGCAGGAAGCCGATGGTGATCTCGCACTGGAGAGCCTATGGGCGCTCTACGGCAGCGGCGGCTGGAGCGAGGAGCTGGCCGTCGACTTGCTAGACCACTCGGACGAGCACGTTCGGTGCTGGACCGTGCGGTTATTGGGCGAAGCACGCCAAGTGACGCCAAGAGCCGCTGAAAAGCTGGCCACGCTGGCGGCCACCGAGCCGAGTGTCGTCGTACGCGCTCAACTTGCCTCGACGGCCAAGCGGCTGTCCGGCTCCGACGCCTTGCCGATCGTCGCCGCCTTGATGCTGCGGGATGAAGACGCTGACGATCCCCATCTTCCGTGGCTGCTCTGGTGGGCCATGGAAGACAAGGCGATCGAGCAGATGCCGGGCGTGCTCGATCTCTTCCACGAGCCTCTTTGGCGGCACGTGCTGCTGCGCGAAAATGCCCGCCGGTTGGTGCGCCGCTATGCCGCGGAAGCGAAGAGCAGCGCCTACGCTGCCTGTGCGCGCCTGCTGCGCGCGGCGCCCAACGAAGCGGCGGATGGCCTGCTCGCTGAACTTTCCCGCGGCCTCGACGAGCGGAAACCGGCCGGCCGCGAACCGCCAGCGGTCGAACTGAAGGAGTTGGTTGCCCGGCGGTGGCAAGCGTCGCCAGAGAGGCCGCTTTACCTGGCGTTGGCGTTGCAGGTGCAACTGCCGGGCGCCGAAGAACGCCTGATGTCGCTCATCGCCGCACCGCACACGAATGAGGCGGACCGGATCAAGGCATTGGGCCTCTTGGGCCGTTTCGGGTCGACCGAGAGTGTCGCGGCGGCGTTGCCGTGGATCGACCCTGGACAGCCGGAAGCGGTCCAGCGGGCGGCGGTCGCAACGGCAGGCCGATTTGAGAATGAACAGGTCGCGCGTCAGCTCGTATCGCGCTACGCCGGGTTCTCGGCGGTCGTTCGCGGCGACGTGCGCGAAACGCTTTTGAGCCGGCCCAGGTCCGCTTTGGCGCTGTTGGAGCAAGTCGATCGCGGCGTTCTTCGGCCGGATGAGATTCCGCTGGAGCAGTTACAACGGGCGGCGCTGCACCATGACGCGGCGATCGATGCCTTGGTTCGCAAAATCTGGGGAAACATCGGCCCCGGCACCCCCGAAGAGAAACTTGCCGATATCCGCCGTTTTTCGAACGACCTTCGTGCCGGCGAGGGAGACCGGGCCGCTGGCAAGGCCCTTTTTACCAAGCACTGCGGCATCTGCCATCAGCTCTTCGGCGAGGGAAATCACGTCGGACCTGAGCTCACCAAGGCCAACCGTGGCGACCGGAACGCTTTGCTGACCAACATCATCGATCCGAGCTCCGTCGTTCGCAAGGAATATGCCAGTTACGTGTTGGCAACCACGGGCGGACAAGTTCTCACCGGAATCCTCGCCGAGCAAGACCCCGCCAGCGTGACGCTCGTCGACGCCAAGAACCAGCGGACGCGCATCGTTCGCGAGGAGATCGACGAGCTGGAGGAATCGCGCGTTTCCCTGATGCCCGAAAGGCTCTTGGAACCGCTCACGCCGCAGGAGTTGCGAGACCTGTTTGCCTATCTGCAACAGTAA